Proteins encoded together in one Salarchaeum sp. JOR-1 window:
- the rpsJ gene encoding 30S ribosomal protein S10 yields MQQARVRLAGVSPDDLDDICADVSEIAEKTGVNISGPVPLPTKTLEVPSRKSPDGEGTATWEHWEMRVHKRLIDIDADERALRQLMRIQVPNDVSIEIVLED; encoded by the coding sequence ATGCAACAGGCACGCGTTCGCCTCGCCGGTGTCAGTCCCGACGACCTCGACGACATCTGCGCTGATGTCAGCGAGATCGCGGAGAAAACCGGCGTTAACATCAGCGGGCCGGTTCCGCTCCCCACGAAAACTCTCGAAGTCCCGTCGCGAAAGTCCCCGGACGGTGAGGGGACGGCAACGTGGGAACACTGGGAGATGCGCGTCCACAAGCGTCTCATCGACATCGACGCGGACGAACGCGCGCTCCGACAGCTCATGCGAATCCAGGTCCCGAAC
- the tuf gene encoding translation elongation factor EF-1 subunit alpha encodes MSDKPHQNLAVIGHVDHGKSTMVGRLLYETGSVPEHVIEQHKEEAEEKGKGGFEFAYVMDNLAEERERGVTIDIAHQEFDTDDYYFTIVDCPGHRDFVKNMITGASQADNAVLVVAADDGVAPQTREHVFLARTLGIDELIVAVNKMDIVDYKEDTYKQVVSDVQDLLKQVQFNTEDASFIPTSAFEGDNVAEASENTPWYDGETLLEALNNLPEPQPPTDAPLRLPIQDVYTISGIGTVPVGRIETGMMNTGDNVSFQPSDVGGEVKTIEMHHEEVPSAEPGDNVGFNVRGIGKDDIRRGDVCGPADEPPTVAETFTAQVVVMQHPSVITAGYTPVFHAHTAQVACTIESIDKKMDPASGEVAEENPDFIQSGDAAVVTVRPQKPLSIEPSSEIPELGSFAVRDMGQTIAAGKVLDVNEA; translated from the coding sequence ATGAGCGACAAACCGCACCAGAACCTGGCCGTCATCGGCCACGTTGACCACGGAAAGAGCACGATGGTCGGGCGACTCCTCTACGAGACGGGGAGTGTGCCCGAGCACGTCATCGAACAGCACAAGGAAGAAGCCGAGGAGAAGGGCAAGGGCGGATTCGAGTTCGCCTACGTCATGGACAACCTCGCTGAGGAGCGCGAGCGCGGTGTCACCATCGACATCGCCCACCAGGAGTTCGACACCGACGATTACTACTTCACCATCGTCGACTGTCCGGGCCACCGCGACTTCGTCAAGAACATGATCACGGGCGCATCCCAGGCGGACAACGCCGTGCTCGTCGTCGCCGCCGACGACGGTGTCGCGCCCCAGACCCGCGAGCACGTCTTCCTCGCACGCACCCTCGGTATCGACGAGCTCATCGTCGCCGTCAACAAGATGGACATCGTCGACTACAAGGAAGACACCTACAAGCAGGTCGTCTCCGACGTGCAGGACCTCCTCAAGCAGGTCCAGTTCAACACGGAAGACGCATCCTTCATCCCGACGTCCGCCTTCGAGGGCGACAACGTCGCGGAAGCCTCCGAGAACACGCCGTGGTACGACGGCGAGACCCTCCTCGAGGCACTCAACAACCTGCCGGAGCCGCAGCCGCCGACGGACGCGCCGCTGCGCCTCCCGATCCAGGACGTCTACACCATCTCCGGCATCGGTACCGTCCCCGTCGGACGTATCGAGACCGGGATGATGAACACGGGCGACAACGTCAGCTTCCAGCCGTCTGACGTCGGTGGCGAGGTCAAGACCATCGAAATGCACCACGAGGAAGTCCCGAGCGCCGAGCCCGGTGACAACGTCGGATTCAACGTCCGCGGTATCGGCAAGGACGACATCCGCCGCGGTGACGTCTGTGGTCCCGCCGACGAACCGCCGACGGTCGCGGAGACGTTCACGGCGCAGGTCGTCGTGATGCAGCACCCGTCCGTCATCACGGCCGGCTACACGCCCGTCTTCCACGCGCACACGGCGCAGGTCGCGTGTACCATCGAATCCATCGACAAGAAGATGGATCCCGCGAGCGGCGAGGTCGCCGAGGAGAACCCGGACTTCATTCAGTCCGGCGACGCCGCGGTCGTCACCGTCCGCCCGCAGAAGCCCCTCAGCATCGAGCCGTCCTCCGAGATTCCGGAACTCGGCTCCTTCGCGGTCCGCGACATGGGTCAGACCATCGCGGCCGGCAAGGTCCTCGACGTCAACGAGGCCTAA
- a CDS encoding homoserine dehydrogenase yields MRLCILGAGAVGASTARLAGEYGHTVTAFADSTGSVADADGIDVEGALAHKERVGSVGEADPADALAAEYDVLVEVTPTTLGDAHPGFEHVEAAFERDKHVVLANKGPVAERYDDVVALAESSAGDLRFEATVAGTIPVLSTIEGVGAERVNAVRGVLNGTANFVLSRMSADGLGYEHVLAEAQDLGVAEADPSFDVDGTDAALKGAILANVIHGGGYSLEDVDVEGIEDFPGSALEVAAEDGRTVRLIGEVTASGGIRVGPRLVPENDPLAVTGTDNIVQLDTEHAGRLNLSGAGAGGPETATAVLADITRLD; encoded by the coding sequence ATGCGGCTCTGCATCCTCGGGGCGGGCGCGGTCGGCGCGTCCACGGCGCGACTGGCGGGCGAGTACGGGCATACGGTGACGGCGTTCGCGGACTCGACGGGCTCGGTCGCCGACGCCGACGGTATCGACGTCGAGGGCGCGCTCGCGCACAAGGAGCGAGTCGGGTCGGTCGGCGAGGCGGATCCGGCTGACGCGCTCGCTGCGGAGTACGACGTGCTCGTCGAGGTGACGCCGACGACGCTCGGAGACGCCCATCCCGGATTCGAGCACGTCGAAGCGGCGTTCGAGCGGGACAAACACGTCGTACTCGCGAACAAGGGGCCGGTCGCCGAGCGCTACGACGACGTGGTCGCGCTCGCCGAGTCGAGCGCGGGCGACCTCCGGTTCGAGGCGACCGTCGCCGGCACGATCCCCGTCCTTTCGACCATCGAGGGCGTCGGTGCGGAGCGCGTGAACGCCGTGCGCGGCGTTCTCAACGGCACTGCGAACTTCGTGCTCTCTCGGATGAGCGCGGACGGACTGGGCTACGAGCACGTGCTCGCGGAGGCGCAGGATCTCGGAGTCGCGGAGGCCGACCCCTCGTTCGACGTGGACGGGACGGATGCCGCGCTCAAGGGTGCGATTCTCGCGAACGTGATCCACGGCGGTGGCTACTCCCTCGAGGACGTTGACGTGGAGGGTATCGAGGACTTCCCGGGGAGCGCGTTGGAGGTCGCTGCGGAGGACGGCCGGACGGTTCGCCTCATTGGCGAGGTCACGGCCAGCGGCGGCATTCGCGTCGGTCCGCGCCTCGTCCCGGAGAACGACCCGCTCGCCGTCACCGGCACGGACAACATCGTTCAGCTCGACACGGAACACGCCGGTCGTTTGAACCTCAGCGGGGCGGGTGCGGGCGGCCCCGAGACGGCGACGGCGGTTCTGGCGGACATCACGCGACTCGACTGA
- a CDS encoding amino acid-binding protein — translation MGVSEDAVRQAHTVRLELVDEPGELLGALQPIAENGGNLLSVFHERGHVTPRGHIPVEVDLECTAGQFDDIVAALRDNGVNVTQAGTEEYGEEVTVIVAGHLIDTDLSDTLSRLESEAKASVTDFSLTSEEGTSERSSARVRLAVESGSVERTLDAVRDIADEKGLRVVAPFAGVA, via the coding sequence GTGGGCGTGAGTGAGGACGCGGTACGGCAGGCTCACACGGTTCGCCTCGAACTCGTTGACGAACCGGGCGAACTCCTCGGGGCGCTTCAGCCCATCGCGGAGAACGGCGGGAACCTCTTGAGCGTGTTCCACGAGCGCGGGCACGTCACACCGCGCGGCCACATCCCGGTCGAGGTCGATCTGGAGTGTACGGCGGGGCAGTTCGACGACATCGTCGCGGCGCTCCGGGACAACGGCGTGAACGTCACGCAGGCGGGAACGGAGGAGTACGGCGAGGAGGTGACTGTCATCGTCGCCGGCCACCTCATCGACACCGACCTCTCGGATACGCTCTCCCGGCTCGAATCCGAGGCGAAGGCGAGCGTGACGGACTTCTCGCTCACGTCTGAGGAGGGGACGAGCGAGCGCTCCAGCGCGCGCGTTCGTCTCGCCGTCGAATCCGGGTCGGTCGAGCGCACGCTTGACGCGGTGCGGGACATCGCGGACGAGAAGGGATTGCGCGTGGTCGCGCCGTTCGCGGGGGTGGCCTGA
- a CDS encoding elongation factor EF-2: MGRRKKIVEQCERLMDEPENIRNIAIAAHVDHGKTTLTDNLLAGAGMISDETAGEQLAMDTEEDEQERGITIDAANVSMTHEYEGTNHLVNLIDTPGHVDFGGDVTRAMRAVDGALVVVDAVEGAMPQTETVVRQALREGVKPTLFINKVDRLISELQEGPQEMQERLLDVINDVNELIRGMTEDRDDIDDWTVSVEDGTVAFGSALYKWGVSMPSMQRTGIDFGDIIELERNDKRQELHDRTPLADVVLDMVAEHFPNPVEAQPRRIPTVWRGDADSDLAHDMRDVNPDGEVVLMVTDIGVDPHAGEIAAGRVFSGTLEKGQDLHVSGTAGTNRVQSVGIYMGGEREEVDRVPAGNIAAVTGLKDAIAGSTVSSVEMTPFESIEHISEPVITKSIEAKNMDDLPKLIETLQQVAKEDPTIQIEINEDTGEHLVSGQGELHLEVITQRIERNQGIPVITGEPIVVYREAPTQESREVEGRSPNNHNRFYITVEPLGQDIVDAIQLGEVSMEMPEQERREALQEAGMDKDTSQEVEDIHKTNIFIDDTKGIQHLNETMELVLEGLQDALDNGPLANEPVQGALFRLHDARLHEDAIHRGPAQVIPAVRDAVHRALIDAQVRLLEPIQDVRIDVPSEHMGAASGEIQGRRGRVDDMYQEGDLMVVEGIAPVEEMIGFSSDIRSATEGRASWNTENAGFRVLSDNLQPEKITEIRERKGMKTELPESIDYF; this comes from the coding sequence CGAGCAGCTCGCGATGGACACGGAGGAGGACGAACAGGAGCGCGGTATCACCATCGACGCCGCGAACGTCTCCATGACGCACGAGTACGAGGGCACGAACCACCTCGTGAACCTCATCGACACGCCCGGTCACGTCGACTTCGGTGGCGACGTGACGCGTGCGATGCGTGCGGTCGACGGCGCGCTCGTCGTCGTGGACGCCGTCGAGGGCGCGATGCCGCAGACGGAAACCGTCGTTCGGCAGGCGCTCCGCGAGGGCGTGAAGCCGACGCTGTTCATCAACAAGGTCGACCGCCTCATCAGCGAGCTCCAGGAGGGCCCCCAGGAGATGCAGGAGCGCCTCCTCGACGTCATCAACGACGTGAACGAGCTCATCCGCGGGATGACCGAAGACCGCGACGACATCGACGACTGGACGGTCAGCGTCGAGGACGGCACGGTCGCCTTCGGATCCGCGCTCTACAAGTGGGGCGTCTCGATGCCCTCGATGCAGCGCACCGGCATCGACTTCGGCGACATCATCGAACTCGAACGCAACGACAAGCGCCAGGAACTCCACGACCGCACGCCGCTCGCGGACGTCGTTCTGGACATGGTCGCGGAGCACTTCCCGAACCCAGTCGAGGCCCAGCCCCGCCGTATCCCCACGGTCTGGCGTGGCGACGCGGACTCCGACCTCGCGCACGACATGCGTGACGTGAACCCCGACGGCGAGGTCGTCCTGATGGTGACTGACATCGGTGTCGACCCGCACGCGGGCGAAATCGCCGCCGGTCGCGTCTTCTCCGGGACGCTGGAGAAGGGCCAGGATCTCCACGTCTCCGGTACCGCGGGCACGAACCGCGTGCAGTCCGTCGGTATCTACATGGGTGGCGAGCGCGAGGAAGTCGACCGCGTTCCCGCCGGAAACATCGCCGCCGTCACCGGCCTGAAGGACGCCATCGCGGGCTCGACCGTCTCCTCGGTGGAGATGACGCCGTTCGAGTCCATCGAACACATCAGCGAGCCCGTCATCACGAAGTCCATCGAGGCGAAGAACATGGACGACCTGCCGAAGCTCATCGAGACGCTCCAGCAGGTCGCGAAGGAAGACCCCACCATCCAGATCGAGATCAACGAGGACACCGGCGAACACCTCGTCAGCGGGCAGGGCGAACTCCACCTCGAAGTCATCACGCAGCGCATCGAGCGCAACCAGGGTATTCCGGTCATCACGGGCGAACCCATCGTCGTCTACCGTGAAGCCCCGACCCAGGAGTCCCGTGAAGTCGAGGGGCGTTCCCCGAACAACCACAACCGGTTCTACATCACCGTCGAACCGCTCGGTCAGGACATCGTCGACGCCATCCAGCTCGGCGAGGTCTCCATGGAAATGCCCGAGCAGGAACGCCGCGAAGCGCTCCAGGAGGCCGGCATGGACAAGGATACCTCGCAGGAAGTCGAGGACATCCACAAGACGAACATCTTCATCGACGACACGAAGGGTATCCAGCACCTGAACGAGACGATGGAGCTCGTCCTCGAAGGCCTGCAGGACGCCCTCGACAACGGCCCGCTCGCGAACGAGCCCGTGCAGGGCGCGCTGTTCCGCCTGCACGACGCCCGTCTCCACGAGGACGCCATCCACCGCGGTCCCGCACAGGTCATTCCCGCAGTGCGTGACGCCGTGCACCGCGCCCTCATCGACGCGCAGGTTCGACTCCTCGAACCCATCCAGGACGTTCGCATCGACGTTCCGTCCGAACACATGGGCGCGGCGTCCGGCGAGATTCAGGGCCGCCGCGGCCGCGTCGACGACATGTACCAGGAAGGCGACCTGATGGTCGTCGAGGGTATCGCGCCCGTCGAGGAGATGATCGGGTTCTCCAGTGACATCCGCAGCGCCACCGAGGGCCGCGCGTCCTGGAACACGGAGAACGCCGGGTTCCGCGTGCTCTCCGACAACCTCCAGCCCGAGAAGATCACGGAGATCCGAGAGCGCAAGGGCATGAAGACCGAGCTTCCCGAGAGCATCGACTACTTCTAA